A window of Acidobacteriota bacterium genomic DNA:
AGAGGCGCCTTTTCGTCTTTGGAGGCAAAGAGGGCCACGATCAGTTCTTTCTTGGCCTGCATCTGCCGGGGCAGCCTCTTGAAGGGCATAGAGACTTCGTAGTCCTCGTTTTCAGTGACCCGAATGCGGATGTCGCGGTCTTCCTTGGGACGCCTGGGATCGGAGGTGGTGTAGGCCACACGGTAGAGGTTGCCGAAAACGCTCTCGGTGATCTGGGCCAGGGTCTGGTCGAAGTCGAGGACGGCCTCGAAGCCCGAAAAGTGCAGTCCGTCGGTGCCGCGCGAGAGGCGGGCGAAGGCCTGGCGCTTCTTTTCCCGCTCTTCGCCCTCGGGCGTGGGCGGGGCGTCGGGATGGATGTAAAGCTGGGAGGCCGAAGGAACCAGCACCGTATAGATGTTGACGCCGTTGATGCGGGCCAGCGAGGTCGACTGGGCCGACTTGACGTAATCGTCGTCCATGCCGTCCGAGATGAGGATGATGACTTTGCGGTCCTGGGGCCTCGCCTTGGCCTTGATCTGCTGCACCAGCGAGTTGAGGGAAGCGTAGATGGAGGTGCGTCCCAGGTGCTGCCGGGCCTGGGCGAAGGCTTGCAGCGCGGCCGAACGATTGGAGGTGAAGGCCTGGAATTCCAGCAGTTGGTCGGTGAAGCCGTAGATCCCCACTTGGGTGAACTGCTGCAGATTGTCGAAAAAGGTGCGGGCCGCCAGCAGTTGCTCGGAACGGGTGGAGAAGGTGCTCCCGCTGACGTCGATGAGAAAGGCCAGCCACAGCCCCCCTTGCCTGGGCTGCTGATTGCTGGGGCCCTCGAAGTAGCGCAACTCCTGCTCCACCCCGTCTTCGTAGACCCGGAAGCGGCCGGCCGCCAGGTCGTTGACGAAGCGGCCTTGGGCGTCCTTGACCGAGAACATCAGGGTGATCAGGTTGACGTCGACCCGAAAGATCTCGTCCTCGTCGGGAAACTCCTGAGGCAACTCCTCCTGAGCCGCCAGCGGCAGGCCGAGGCAGACCGCCGCGATGCAGATCAGAATGCTCAGCCGGCCCAGCCTCAAAGTCATATCCGATGTCCCACCAGTTGCAGAAACTCCATCCTGGAGCGGTTGTCCGTGCGGAAGCTGCCCAGCATGGCCGAGGTGATCATGCTGGAGTTCTGTTTTTCCACCCCCCGCATCATCATGCACAGGTGCCTGGCTTCGATGACGACGGCCACTCCCTTGGGGTCGATCCACTCGGTGACGGTCTTGGCGATCTGCTGGGTGAGGCGTTCCTGAACCTGCAGCCGCCGCGCGTACATGTCGACAATGCGGGGAATCTTGCTCAGGCCGATGACCTTCTTGGAGGGCAGGTAGGCGACGTGGCACTTGCCGAAAAAGGGCAGCAGGTGATGCTCGCACATGCTGTACAGTTCGATGTCTCGCACGATGACCATCTCGTCGTACTCGACGCTGAACAGGGCTCCGTTGAGGATGTCCTCCGCCGTCTTGTGATAGCCGCTGGTGAGGAATTTCCAAGCCCTTTCCACGCGCTCGGGTGTTTTCGCCAGGCCCTCCCGATCAGGATTTTCTCCGATCTCGACCAGGAGGTTGCGGATTGTCTCTTGCATGCTCCTTCAGTCTCCCATGGAGAGGATTGCTTCCGACCAGAACGTTCAATATACCGGTATGGACGGCTGATCATCAATCGGGGTTCCCGCCGTTGCGGGGACGGACCGGCTCGAATTCAGCCACCCGGTCGATCCCGGCCAGATCGGGGATGACTTGGATAGGGCGCCATCCCTGCCGCCGCGCCGATTCCTCCACCCAAGGCCGAAGATCCTTGCCCAGTTCGACCAAAACGCCGGCCCCGGGTTTAAGGATGCGCGCGGCCTGAGAAAAGATCTTCTCATAGACCTCCAGCCCGCTGTCTCCCGCGAAGACGGCGCAGGCAGGCTCGTAGCGGCGCACCCCTTCGTCCACCAGGTGGCTTTGGCTGAGGGCTCCGTAAGGAGGATTGGAGACCAGCAGGTCGAAGAAGGGGCGCCGGGCCAGCGCTGACAGGGCATCGGCGGCCACCATGCGCAGGCGGCTGCCGGCGCCCAGGCGCAGCGCGTTGCGGTTGGCCACCTGGAGGGCGGCGGGGGAAATGTCGATGCCGGTCAGGATGACCCGCGGATCTTCCAGGATCAAGGTCTCTCCCAGGCATCCCGAACCCAAGCCCACTTCCACCACCTGCAGCGGCCGGTCGGGCAGCGGGGAGAGGCGCCGCAGGCAGGCTTCCAGCAGCAGTTCGGTTTCGGGACGGGGAACCAGCACGGCGGGAGAAACCTCGAAGTCGCGTCCGTAGAATTCTTGCCGGCCCCTCAGGTACTGCAAGGGGAAGTGCTCTTTGCGTTTCTCCAACCACTGGCAGAAGAGTTTTTCCTGGCTGGGCTCCAGCCTTTGCTCGGGGTGAGCCAGCAGGTGGGCGCGGTTGGCGGAGAGCAGGGAGGTCAAAATCAGTTCGGCGTCGGCCCTGGGCGACCGCAGTCCGGCCCGGCGCAAGGTTTCGGTGGCCTCGACCAGGGCCTGTCGGATGGTAGTCATGCGGCCTGAGAGCGCCCTTCTGGTTTCAGCGGCGGTGCCAGGGGGCGGCGCCAGGTGACCCCGCGGGATCGTCAGTTGACCTGCTTCTCGCGCAGAGCCTCGGTCCGCTCGTTGGTCACCAAAGCGTCGATGATGGGATCGATCTCGCCCTCCATGATCCTGTCGAGCTGGTGCAGGGTCAGTCCCAGGCGATGTTCGGTGACGCGGTTCTGAGGGAAGTTGTAGGTGCGGATCTTCTCGCTGCGGTCGCCGCTTCCCACCATGGCGCGGCGGCTCTCGGCGATTTCCTGCTGCTGCTCCTGCCGGGCTTTTTCAAAGAGCCGAGAACGCAGCACCTTGAGGGCCTTGGCCTTATTCTTGATCTGCGACTTCTCGTCCTGGCAGGTGACCACCTCGCCGCTGGGAACGTGGGTGATGCGGACCGCCGAATAGGTAGTATTGACGCTCTGTCCGCCAGGACCCGAGGAGCAGTAGGTATCGATGCGCAGGTCGCTGGGATCGATGTCCACCTCGACCTCGTCGACCTCTGGCAGCACAGCCACGGTGATGGCCGAGGTGTGCACCCGTCCCTGAGTCTCGGTCTCCGGCACCCGCTGAACGCGGTGGACGCCGCTCTCGAACTTGAGACGGCTGTAGGCGCCCTTGCCCTCCACCAGCGCCACCACTTCCTTCAGCCCTCCGACGCTGGACTCGCGGGCGTCCAGCAGCTCCACCTTCCAGCCTCGCCCTTCGGCGTAGCGGGAATAAAGGCGGAACATCTCCTGGGCGAAAAGAGTCGCCTCGTCGCCGCCTGTTCCGGCCCGGATCTCCAGTACCACGTTCTTCTCGTCGTTGGGATCCTTGGGGATGAGAAGCATCTTGAGCTCTCGCTCGCAGGCCTCCAGTTGCGGCTTGAGGCGCTGCAACTCCTCCTCGGCCATTTCGCACAGCTCTTCCTCGCTCTCCTCCTGCAGGATCTGCCGGGCGTCTTCAATGCCCGTTTCAAGCTTGCGGAACTGGCGGTACTTCTCGACGATCTCCTGCAGTTCGGAGTGAGCCCGCGCCGCATCCCGAAGCTTGTTGGGGTTGGAGAGCATCTCGCTGCTCCCCAGATCCTGGGAAAGCTTCTCGTACTTTTCTTCCAAGGCCTGAAGCTTCTGGAACACGGCGGGTTACTTCTTGGACTTTTTGCCCTGGTTGAACTGCGCGTACTTGCGCTGGAAACGCTCCACGCGTCCGGTGGTGTCGACCAGCTTCTGCTTGCCGGTAAAGAAAGGATGGCAACTGGAGCAGATCTCCAGACGGATGTCGCCGTCGTGGGTGGAGCGCGTTTCCCACTCGGCGCCGCAAGCGCAGCGCACCGTGACGGTGTCGTACTCGGGATGGATGGCAGCTTTCATTTTCTTTAAGCCCCCTGCGGCGGGTCAACGCCGCGGAACGGACATCGAGTCAAATCTATCGACGAATCGATGACATCATAAACGAACTAGCAGTCCCCGCCGCTTCAGCCCGCAGCGGAAGCTGAGCAGTATATCACAGACGAACATCAGTTCTGATGCCGGCCAAGCCGCCGGGTTTCGGCGGCAGCGGGCCCTTCCGCTCTCCGCCTCCGGGTCCTATTCCCTTGACAAGGCCCGTGCCCGCGGGCTATAAGGGACGTTCAAATTCGTTTGTGAGGGATTGATGCAACATTGATTCTTTGTGTGAGGTGCCATCGGATTGGCTGCCGTTTAACTTCAACCAGCTTCCAACCCCGTCTTCGTCATCCCACCGACATCTTGAATTGGCCGCACTCGGGGGCTTCTTTGTGTTGAGTCCCAGGTGGCGAAGGTGTTTTGCCGCTCACTTCCCGCAGCGATTTTGAAGACAAAAGATACCGAAAGCGAGGATGCCTAAGAATGTCAGCAACTGCAGAAAGCAAGACCGAAGAGGGGAAGACTGCCGCAGCTTCCCCGAAGGCGGCCAAGAAGCCGTCCGTCCCTGAAAACACGCCCGTCATCGAACTGTCTCCTGAAGTCAACCAGGACGATCTCGAACAAGCCTACGAGAAGAGCTTCCGCAATCTCTCGGAAGGCGAAGTGGTGCCCGGCAAGGTCCTCAAGGTGACCGATTCCAAGGTGGTCATCGACGTGGGATACAAGTCGGAGGGCATCATCGACATTTCCGAGTTCACCGACGAAGAGGGAAAGGCCGACGTCGAGGTGGGCGAAATGGTCGATGTGCTGTTGGAGAACACGGAAGACTCGGAAGGCTACATCGTGGTCTCGCGCGAGAAAGCCGAGCGCATGAAGATCTGGGACTCCATAGAGAAGGCCTACAACGATCAGGAGACCATCACGGGCCGTGTCATCGAGCGCGTCAAGGGCGGGCTTTCGGTCGACATCGGCGTGCGCGCCTTTCTGCCCGGCTCGCAGGTCGACCTCCATCCCGTGCGCAACCTCGACGCGCTGCGCGGCGAAGAGCTGCGCCTGCGGGTGATCAAGGTCAACAAGCGGCGCGGCAACATCGTGCTGTCGCGCAAGGCGGTGCTGGAGGAGGAATACTACAAGCTGCGCGAAACGACCCTGCGCGAGCTGGAAGAAGGCCGCATCTTCGAGGGCGTGGTCAAGAACCTGACCGACTACGGCGCTTTCGTAGACCTGGGCGGAATCGACGGATTGCTGCATATCACCGACATGTCCTGGGGACGCGTCAACCATCCCTCCGACCTGTTCA
This region includes:
- the prmC gene encoding peptide chain release factor N(5)-glutamine methyltransferase codes for the protein MTTIRQALVEATETLRRAGLRSPRADAELILTSLLSANRAHLLAHPEQRLEPSQEKLFCQWLEKRKEHFPLQYLRGRQEFYGRDFEVSPAVLVPRPETELLLEACLRRLSPLPDRPLQVVEVGLGSGCLGETLILEDPRVILTGIDISPAALQVANRNALRLGAGSRLRMVAADALSALARRPFFDLLVSNPPYGALSQSHLVDEGVRRYEPACAVFAGDSGLEVYEKIFSQAARILKPGAGVLVELGKDLRPWVEESARRQGWRPIQVIPDLAGIDRVAEFEPVRPRNGGNPD
- a CDS encoding VWA domain-containing protein gives rise to the protein MTLRLGRLSILICIAAVCLGLPLAAQEELPQEFPDEDEIFRVDVNLITLMFSVKDAQGRFVNDLAAGRFRVYEDGVEQELRYFEGPSNQQPRQGGLWLAFLIDVSGSTFSTRSEQLLAARTFFDNLQQFTQVGIYGFTDQLLEFQAFTSNRSAALQAFAQARQHLGRTSIYASLNSLVQQIKAKARPQDRKVIILISDGMDDDYVKSAQSTSLARINGVNIYTVLVPSASQLYIHPDAPPTPEGEEREKKRQAFARLSRGTDGLHFSGFEAVLDFDQTLAQITESVFGNLYRVAYTTSDPRRPKEDRDIRIRVTENEDYEVSMPFKRLPRQMQAKKELIVALFASKDEKAPLDIDTSYREISAALDVLQPRALGGETGQPFRLKINPLSLAGDKLGVRTQLGIVGQLIDRQGNEVARLREILPIDLRAREIANGQGIIYTNKLLAPKGTYNFRVAVLEVSTWKMTAFETVVQIGTD
- the folE gene encoding GTP cyclohydrolase I FolE, with the protein product MQETIRNLLVEIGENPDREGLAKTPERVERAWKFLTSGYHKTAEDILNGALFSVEYDEMVIVRDIELYSMCEHHLLPFFGKCHVAYLPSKKVIGLSKIPRIVDMYARRLQVQERLTQQIAKTVTEWIDPKGVAVVIEARHLCMMMRGVEKQNSSMITSAMLGSFRTDNRSRMEFLQLVGHRI
- the rpmE gene encoding 50S ribosomal protein L31, encoding MKAAIHPEYDTVTVRCACGAEWETRSTHDGDIRLEICSSCHPFFTGKQKLVDTTGRVERFQRKYAQFNQGKKSKK
- the prfA gene encoding peptide chain release factor 1 — protein: MFQKLQALEEKYEKLSQDLGSSEMLSNPNKLRDAARAHSELQEIVEKYRQFRKLETGIEDARQILQEESEEELCEMAEEELQRLKPQLEACERELKMLLIPKDPNDEKNVVLEIRAGTGGDEATLFAQEMFRLYSRYAEGRGWKVELLDARESSVGGLKEVVALVEGKGAYSRLKFESGVHRVQRVPETETQGRVHTSAITVAVLPEVDEVEVDIDPSDLRIDTYCSSGPGGQSVNTTYSAVRITHVPSGEVVTCQDEKSQIKNKAKALKVLRSRLFEKARQEQQQEIAESRRAMVGSGDRSEKIRTYNFPQNRVTEHRLGLTLHQLDRIMEGEIDPIIDALVTNERTEALREKQVN